ACGTGATCGTGATGAAATTTATTGAAGATTTATCCAACGAAGAAATCGCCGCCGCTTTAAAGAAAAGCGATGGCGCCGTCCGGTTACTTCAGCATCGAGCTGTAAATAATCTGAAAGCAAAGCTATGGAAGACCAATTAATCAAAATTTTAAAATCGCTTAAATCTATTACCCCAGATGAAGGGTTTATTTCCCGTTCTAAAAATCTGGTCACCGCCGCTTCCCAGCATAGCGCCGGCTGGTTTATTTTCCGGGGCAGTGTTTTGCAAAGTATTAAAATGGGCGCTGCCTTAACTTTGGCGAGCGGCTTGCTCTTTATCGTTTTGGGAGGCATCTCTTTCTTCAATATCCGCAATCTTTCTCCAGTAATGCTTTCTAGCGTCAATAAAGAAAATATCGAAGCAGAAGCGGAAAATCTGGATTTTCAAATTCAGCTCGGGCAGGTGAAATATGATGTCGATTCGGAAAAAGCTATTGGAGCGCAGATAGATGCAGTATTAAAGAATCTAAGTCTATGATTTTTGATAATAGTAAGTTAAGGATGGCCCGCCTAGACTCGGCGAGGCTGGCGACCATTATGGTCGCCGTGAGTTTTCTTGGGGGCGTTAGCCCGGTTTTGGCTACGGGAATTATTCCGACTGCCTCTGCTCAGTCTGAAGCCGTCAAAACTGCCCTAGAGACTTTGGATAATCAAGAAGTTGAGCTTTCCCCACGGGATCAATTAAGGGGAGTTTTGGGTGTACTAATGGCTCAAATAGATGATTTAAAGGCGGGCTTATTGTCGATTAAGGGCTTGAACGAAGCGCAGTTGGAAAAAAGAGGAGAGCATCTGGATTTTCTTAAAGATGCCGCCGGCTTTATTCTGGCTTTGCAGATTGACGCTGAATCGGCTGATGTAAAATTTGTTGCCGAAGAATTGCAGGAATGGCGGGAGGAAGTCTTTAATCCCGGTGTTAAAAATATAGTGGATTTTTCTTTGGTGTTCCAAGTTCAGACGGTTCTGCGGATTGCCGAGGCTCGCTATATGAAGATTCATTCTGATGTGGGTCGTTTGGAAGATTTGAAGATTTTAAAAAACAATCGCGCTCGTTCTCTATTGAGCGAATCCAGGCTTTTGTTGACTAGCGCCGCTAATCTACGTAGCCAGGCGAGCGAGCTGTTGCTTAGCGGAGAAGAGGAGGACGGGCAGATTCGCCAGCTCTTAAATGGCTCCATCACTAGAATCAGGTTGGCTTATAAGAAATTCTTAGAAATAAGCCAGCTAGTGAAAGATTCTTTGAAATAAAAACTGCCCCCTCACGAGGCAGTTTTTATTTTTACTACAACTTATTTAAACGATAGTTTTGGTCTGGGGCGATTGGTTTGAGGAACATCTCGGAGGTATGCGAGCTTGGTTCGGTCGTTTTCCATTTAAACCGACCGAGCGCATACCGAGAGAGAAGCGCTGCTTGCCGTTGGAGCAAGCGGACGCTGTGTCCGAAAACTAATTGCCCCAGTTATCAAAACTATCTGACCGCGTCCTTCAATCCCTGTCCTGCTTTGAACTTTGGCTTGGTCATCGCCGGAATCTGAAGCTTCTCTCCAGTTTTCGGGTTGACGCCCATCCGAGCTTTCGCTTTGACGACTCTGAAAGTGCCAAATCCGGTTACGCCGACTTCTTCTCCGCGGCTCAAGGTTTTAGTGATGGTATCAAATACTGCGTTCACCGCTTCCTGCGCAGCTTTTTTCGTTTCCAATCCGGCTGCTTTCATTACGGCCTCTATTAATCCTTCTCTTTTCATAATATTTTTTTATTTTTGAACGACCTTGCTTCCTTGGATTCATTATACAGAATGGCCGTTGAAAAACCAAAGACCCCACTTGCGCGGGGTCTTTAGCCACAAATTGATCCGGGTACTTCTCGATCCGGCTTGCGCTGGACTGAGCAATACTCACAATCACTCTGTTTTCTATTATAATCTATTTGACACCAGGAGTCAAGTTCTGTATTATGTGGATAAGTCGTATGCAGTCAATTTATATTAACGAAATTTCAATTAAACATGGAACAAACACTCCTGTTCGGGGGCGCTTTACTGTTGGTGGGCACAGCTTTGGGGTATCTCGTTCGTCAATTACTCTCCGCCAAACACGCTAGCTCCGTCGAGCAAAAATCTAAGCAGATAATTCTTGAGGCGCAAGAAAAAGCCGTCGGTCTTTTGGACGAAGCAAAAAAAGAAGAGCGTGAGAGAAAAATTCAGGTAGATAAATTGGAAGAGCGAGCACGTCACAAAGAGGAGACATTGGATCAACAATCCAAGGATTTGGTTAATCAGGAAATTCAGCTAAAGGCAGAATTGGGCAAGGTAGAGCAATCCAAAAAAGACATCGCGGAGGTACAAAACAAAGCCGTTGCGCAATTGGAAAAGATCGCCGGTTTGTCGGCCGCCGAAGCCAAAACTCGCTTATTGGCCGAAGTTGAAGACCAGCATCGTCATGAATTAGTGAGAAAGTTGCAGGAATTGGAAAAAGATAAGCGAGAGCAGATTGAAAAGAAGAGTTTGGAGATTATCACCGGAGCAATGCAGAGATATGCCCGCTCTCACGTGGCTGATTTGACCACTACCGTTTTCACTATTCCTAATGAAGAGATGAAAGGTAAAATCATCGGCCGTGAAGGAAGAAATATCCGCACCTTAGAGCGTTTAACGGGCGCGGAATTGATTATGGATGAATCGCCGGAGAATATTATTATTTCTTCGTTCGACCCATTGCGTCGCGAAACCGCCAGAATGGCTTTGGAGAAGTTGATTAAAGACGGCCGTATTCAGCCGGCGAAAATCGAAGAGAAGGTTGAGGAGGCGAAGAATGAATTGGAGAAGCGGATGCAGGAGATTGGGGAGCAGGCTGCTTTGGAGCTTGGCATTATCGATTTTCCGAAAGAGATTTTGCAATTGATTGGCCGCCTACATTTCCGCACCAGTTACGGGCAGAATGTTTTGGTTCATTCCGTTGAAATGGCGCACATCTCCGGCATTATGGCCGCTGAATTGGGAGCCAATGTGGAAATCGCTAAGCGTGGCGCTTTACTCCACGACATCGGCAAGGCTATCAGCCATGAAGTTGAAGGCACGCACGTTAATTTGGGCCGCAAGATTTTGCAGAAATATAATATTGACCCGAAAGTTATTTTGGCGATGGAGGCTCATCACGAGGAATATCCGTTTGCCACCACTGAAGCCTTTATCGTGGCTTGCGCTGATATTTTGTCGGCTGCTCGCCCAGGTGCCCGCCGCGATACGGTAGAAAATTACTTGAAGCGCTTGGAGAACTTGGAAAAGATCGCCACTAGCTTTGCGGGTGTGAAGCAGGCCTATGCCTTGTCTGCTGGCCGTGAAATCCGCATTTTCGTAGTGCCGGAAAAGATTGATGATTTCGGCGCTTACCAGCTGGCCAAAGATGTGGCTACGAAAGTGCAGGCAGAGTTGAAGTATCCGGGTGAGATTAAGGTGAATGTGATTCGGGAAACCCGCGCGGTTGAATTTGCGAAGTAAGGGTTCACCAGCTGCTTTTCTCGCAACCCGCTCTGGTTAGATAAAGCCAATTCACTCCGGTTGATTTTTTAGATAAATCGAACAGCTCCCGTTCCTCCCTTCGGGATTTTCCGGCCATTCGATTTATTCGCTAAAAAATCCGCCCTTCGTTCATTGTTTTATGGCTAACCTGCGCTTATGGTTGCTACGAAAAGAGCTGGCTCTCTTTGTTCTTAAGGTAGGCGAGTTCTCGCCTTGGGGATTTTTCATTTTACAAAAGA
The sequence above is a segment of the bacterium genome. Coding sequences within it:
- a CDS encoding HU family DNA-binding protein, which produces MKREGLIEAVMKAAGLETKKAAQEAVNAVFDTITKTLSRGEEVGVTGFGTFRVVKAKARMGVNPKTGEKLQIPAMTKPKFKAGQGLKDAVR
- the rny gene encoding ribonuclease Y — translated: MEQTLLFGGALLLVGTALGYLVRQLLSAKHASSVEQKSKQIILEAQEKAVGLLDEAKKEERERKIQVDKLEERARHKEETLDQQSKDLVNQEIQLKAELGKVEQSKKDIAEVQNKAVAQLEKIAGLSAAEAKTRLLAEVEDQHRHELVRKLQELEKDKREQIEKKSLEIITGAMQRYARSHVADLTTTVFTIPNEEMKGKIIGREGRNIRTLERLTGAELIMDESPENIIISSFDPLRRETARMALEKLIKDGRIQPAKIEEKVEEAKNELEKRMQEIGEQAALELGIIDFPKEILQLIGRLHFRTSYGQNVLVHSVEMAHISGIMAAELGANVEIAKRGALLHDIGKAISHEVEGTHVNLGRKILQKYNIDPKVILAMEAHHEEYPFATTEAFIVACADILSAARPGARRDTVENYLKRLENLEKIATSFAGVKQAYALSAGREIRIFVVPEKIDDFGAYQLAKDVATKVQAELKYPGEIKVNVIRETRAVEFAK